A stretch of the Planktothricoides raciborskii GIHE-MW2 genome encodes the following:
- the metG gene encoding methionine--tRNA ligase → MNSHQTQKKTFAITTPLYYVNDVPHIGSAYTTMAADVRSRFERLLGHSVLMITGSDEHGQKIQRTAESNGRSPQEHCDQIVQKFLDLWDRLNIRYDRFSRTTAPRHEKIVQEFFGRVWDKGDIYLGQQQGWYCVSCEEFKEERDLLAGHRCPLHPNREAEWRDEQNYFFRLSKYQGQLETLYQERPDFIQPETRRNEVLNFVSRGLQDFSISRVNLDWGFPVPTDPRHTLYVWFDALLGYVTALLDPDDDPTLENAISKWWPINIHLIGKDILRFHAVYWPAMLMSADLPVSGYVFGHGFLTKDGQKMGKTLGNTVDPFQLVEKYGADAVRYYFLKEIEFGKDGDFNEERFINVVNADLANDLGNLLNRTLGMAKKYCQGIVPAIAPDEISLDHPLKSLSANLAPGVAQSYKTLAFSQACEQILNLIRAGNKYIDEQAPWSLYKQGEQKAVEEVIYTVLESVRLAAYLLSPIIPQVSTAIYQQLGFSIDFNAILIDESVGFSRHGSWGVLPPNQTLEKPQPVFQKLERINETSV, encoded by the coding sequence ATGAACTCTCACCAGACACAGAAAAAAACCTTTGCGATCACAACCCCTCTGTATTATGTCAATGATGTGCCTCATATTGGCAGTGCCTATACCACTATGGCTGCTGATGTGAGGTCAAGATTTGAGCGTTTGCTTGGCCATTCAGTGTTAATGATTACGGGCAGCGATGAACATGGCCAGAAAATTCAGCGCACCGCTGAGAGTAATGGGCGATCGCCCCAAGAACATTGCGACCAAATCGTTCAAAAATTTCTCGACCTTTGGGATCGACTAAATATTCGCTACGATAGATTTAGCCGCACCACTGCCCCACGTCACGAAAAGATCGTCCAAGAATTCTTTGGTCGGGTTTGGGACAAAGGCGACATTTACCTGGGGCAGCAACAAGGTTGGTACTGCGTCTCCTGTGAGGAATTCAAAGAAGAACGCGATCTGTTAGCGGGTCATCGTTGCCCCCTACACCCCAACCGAGAAGCGGAATGGCGAGATGAACAAAACTATTTCTTTCGTCTGTCCAAATACCAAGGTCAACTGGAAACCCTCTATCAAGAGCGACCGGATTTTATCCAACCGGAAACCCGTCGGAACGAGGTGCTAAACTTTGTCAGCCGAGGATTGCAGGACTTCTCAATTTCTCGCGTGAATCTTGATTGGGGCTTTCCCGTACCCACCGATCCCCGGCATACTCTTTATGTTTGGTTTGATGCCCTCTTAGGGTATGTGACGGCCTTGTTAGATCCTGATGATGACCCCACTTTAGAAAATGCCATCTCAAAGTGGTGGCCAATTAATATTCACCTGATTGGAAAAGATATTTTACGATTTCATGCGGTTTATTGGCCAGCGATGTTAATGTCCGCTGATTTGCCGGTTTCTGGTTATGTCTTTGGACATGGTTTTTTAACCAAAGACGGTCAGAAGATGGGCAAGACTCTGGGCAATACGGTGGATCCGTTTCAGTTGGTCGAAAAATATGGCGCTGATGCGGTGCGGTACTATTTTCTCAAAGAGATTGAATTTGGCAAAGATGGCGATTTTAATGAAGAGCGATTTATTAATGTGGTCAATGCGGATCTGGCCAATGATTTGGGAAATTTGCTGAATCGCACCCTAGGCATGGCGAAAAAATACTGTCAAGGCATCGTCCCGGCGATCGCCCCTGATGAAATTTCTCTGGATCATCCTTTAAAATCCCTCAGTGCAAATTTAGCTCCAGGAGTGGCTCAAAGTTATAAAACTTTAGCCTTTAGTCAAGCCTGCGAACAAATCCTAAATTTGATCCGAGCCGGAAATAAATATATAGATGAACAAGCGCCTTGGAGTCTATATAAACAAGGCGAACAAAAAGCAGTTGAAGAAGTAATCTACACTGTGTTAGAATCCGTCCGATTAGCGGCTTATCTGTTGTCGCCAATCATTCCACAGGTTAGTACAGCAATTTATCAGCAGTTAGGATTTTCAATCGATTTTAATGCCATATTAATTGATGAATCTGTGGGCTTTTCCAGGCATGGATCTTGGGGAGTTTTGCCGCCAAACCAAACATTGGAAAAACCGCAACCTGTATTTCAAAAATTGGAGCGAATTAACGAAACATCGGTTTAA
- a CDS encoding alpha/beta fold hydrolase — MLRFKQKIHWRCPNPPQPDKPLLIFFPGMDGTGSLLRHQIETFNLGATFDIRCLSIPPDDLSTWEQLTQSVIGLLGREIRLHQRPVYLCGESFGGCLALQVAVVAPNLLDRIILVNPASCFNQQTWLLWGSYLPGWVPTPIYHVGVIGLLPFLGSLDRMAPRESQDLLAAMQSVSHPSSIWRLNLLREFEIHPHQLAKIPHPVLAIASTHDLLLPSVNESHRLTQFIPKAQKVILKNSGHACLLETEINLIQILHAQNFLPSQKPKIQRSLSVA, encoded by the coding sequence ATGTTGAGATTTAAACAAAAAATTCATTGGCGCTGCCCGAACCCCCCCCAACCAGACAAACCCTTACTCATATTTTTCCCCGGAATGGATGGCACCGGATCCCTTCTGCGCCATCAGATCGAAACCTTTAACCTAGGGGCAACCTTTGATATTCGTTGTTTAAGCATTCCCCCCGACGATCTATCCACCTGGGAACAACTCACCCAGTCCGTCATTGGCTTACTGGGCCGCGAAATTCGCCTCCACCAGCGTCCGGTCTACCTTTGTGGCGAATCCTTTGGCGGATGTTTAGCCTTACAAGTCGCCGTTGTCGCCCCAAATTTACTTGATCGCATCATCTTAGTCAATCCCGCTTCTTGTTTTAATCAACAAACTTGGCTCTTATGGGGTTCCTACTTACCGGGCTGGGTGCCCACCCCCATCTATCACGTGGGCGTCATCGGTTTATTACCCTTTTTAGGATCCTTGGATCGCATGGCTCCCAGAGAAAGTCAAGACTTACTAGCCGCCATGCAGTCCGTCAGCCACCCATCAAGTATCTGGCGCTTAAATTTACTTCGAGAGTTTGAAATCCATCCCCATCAACTGGCGAAAATTCCCCATCCTGTCCTCGCGATCGCCAGTACCCATGACTTATTACTCCCTTCCGTCAACGAATCACACCGATTAACTCAATTCATTCCCAAAGCTCAAAAAGTTATCCTTAAAAATAGTGGTCATGCTTGCTTATTGGAAACTGAGATTAATTTAATCCAGATTTTGCACGCGCAAAACTTTCTACCCAGTCAAAAGCCCAAAATTCAACGGTCATTGTCTGTGGCTTAA
- a CDS encoding DUF563 domain-containing protein — protein MGIPEDKIIESQQYPHIQAEKLLIPYVHYQGANWVGNFLRREFLPKSLSKYLNLSNNSTHQRIYISRKYAQYRRIINETELVSYLGANFGFQSVTLETLPLAEQVAVLSAAKVVIAPHGAGLPNLVFCAPVTKIIEIFSPHYINRCYWLLSQQVSLDYYYLLAENHLADGWENYPKNQPGSPTQDPDMLVSLDKLAKLLEVAEVEPIYNVFS, from the coding sequence TTGGGGATTCCCGAAGATAAAATTATTGAAAGTCAGCAATATCCTCATATTCAGGCGGAAAAATTATTAATTCCTTATGTACATTACCAAGGGGCAAACTGGGTGGGAAATTTTCTGAGACGAGAATTTTTGCCCAAATCTCTAAGTAAATATTTAAATCTAAGTAATAATTCAACTCATCAGCGAATTTATATTAGCCGCAAATATGCCCAATATCGGCGCATCATTAATGAAACCGAATTAGTCAGTTACTTAGGGGCGAATTTTGGCTTTCAATCGGTCACTTTAGAGACTCTACCTTTAGCGGAACAAGTGGCCGTATTATCGGCGGCCAAAGTCGTCATTGCCCCTCATGGGGCAGGGCTGCCGAATTTGGTATTTTGTGCGCCGGTAACCAAAATTATTGAAATTTTTTCGCCCCACTATATTAATCGTTGCTACTGGTTACTCAGTCAGCAAGTAAGCCTTGACTATTACTATTTATTGGCAGAGAATCATTTGGCTGATGGCTGGGAAAATTATCCGAAAAATCAGCCCGGTAGTCCCACTCAGGATCCAGATATGTTGGTGAGTCTAGATAAGTTAGCTAAATTACTAGAGGTTGCCGAAGTGGAGCCTATTTATAACGTTTTCAGTTAA
- a CDS encoding tetratricopeptide repeat protein, which yields MAAIGGIQQAVAIAPYFSEAYLYLGQLFQQTKDFEQAIAAYLEVLGIQPDYLAAYAQLA from the coding sequence TTGGCGGCAATTGGGGGGATTCAGCAAGCGGTGGCGATCGCTCCATATTTTAGTGAAGCTTATTTGTATTTAGGGCAACTTTTTCAACAAACTAAGGATTTTGAACAGGCGATCGCGGCTTATTTAGAAGTCTTGGGAATTCAGCCGGATTATCTAGCCGCTTATGCCCAGTTAGCCTAA
- a CDS encoding four-carbon acid sugar kinase family protein: MNHQPKIIVLDDDPTGSQTVHSCLLLMQWDIETLRLGLRDESPIFFVLTNTRSLTPEQATEVTREVCQNLKAALGWENIQQWLIVSRSDSTLRGHYPVETDAIAAELGPFDAHFLTPAFFEGGRVTKNSIHYLIIDGVETPVDQTEFARDSVFGYHHSYLPDYVAEKTQGLIKSDQVERFLLADIRAGSKDRLMQLKDNCCCAVDGEKQADLDRFAADILSAASEGKKFLFRSAASLLTSLANLGPQPIPADEMAKYVREGKPGAIIVGSHVKKTTQQLENLLQDSGVVGIEVDVSHLLEDSATQRETLLGNTLAKVQQVHDSGKTPVVYTSRQELVFDSTGVRLQFGLAVSALLMDIVRGLPKDIGFLISKGGITSNDVLSTGLALRTARLLGQVLAGCSMVRTPADHPQFPDLPVVLFPGNVGDATGLLTVYQRLSQHI; the protein is encoded by the coding sequence ATGAATCACCAACCGAAAATTATTGTTCTTGATGATGACCCGACCGGATCCCAAACCGTTCATAGTTGCCTGCTATTAATGCAGTGGGATATCGAAACCTTGCGCTTGGGGTTGCGGGATGAGTCGCCGATTTTCTTTGTGTTAACCAATACCCGATCGCTTACTCCCGAACAAGCGACGGAAGTTACTCGCGAAGTTTGCCAAAATTTGAAAGCAGCTTTAGGGTGGGAAAATATCCAACAATGGCTGATTGTTAGTCGGTCTGACTCCACTTTGCGGGGACATTACCCCGTAGAAACCGATGCGATCGCGGCGGAACTTGGGCCATTTGATGCCCATTTTCTCACCCCAGCCTTTTTTGAAGGTGGGCGCGTCACTAAAAATAGTATCCATTATTTAATCATTGATGGGGTAGAAACTCCCGTTGATCAAACGGAATTTGCCCGTGACTCTGTATTTGGTTATCACCATAGTTACTTGCCGGATTATGTGGCAGAAAAAACCCAAGGGCTGATTAAATCTGACCAAGTAGAAAGGTTTTTACTCGCAGATATTCGCGCCGGAAGTAAAGACCGCCTAATGCAACTTAAGGATAACTGTTGCTGTGCGGTTGATGGAGAAAAACAAGCGGATTTAGACCGCTTTGCGGCGGATATTTTGAGTGCTGCATCTGAAGGGAAAAAGTTCCTCTTTCGCAGTGCGGCCAGTCTGCTAACTTCCCTGGCAAATCTTGGGCCACAACCAATTCCAGCAGACGAAATGGCGAAATATGTCCGGGAAGGTAAACCGGGGGCAATTATTGTTGGTTCTCATGTGAAAAAAACCACCCAACAATTAGAAAATTTGCTGCAAGATTCTGGGGTAGTGGGGATTGAAGTAGATGTGTCTCATTTACTAGAAGATTCGGCGACCCAGCGGGAAACTTTGCTAGGGAATACTTTAGCCAAAGTACAGCAAGTGCATGACTCAGGAAAAACCCCGGTAGTTTATACTTCAAGGCAAGAATTAGTCTTTGATAGTACGGGAGTTCGCCTGCAATTTGGCTTGGCTGTTTCGGCACTTTTAATGGATATTGTCCGAGGTTTGCCCAAAGATATCGGATTTTTAATTAGTAAAGGTGGGATTACTTCTAATGATGTTTTAAGCACTGGGTTAGCGTTGCGAACTGCCCGATTATTGGGCCAAGTTTTAGCCGGTTGTTCAATGGTACGAACTCCCGCTGACCATCCCCAGTTTCCCGATTTGCCGGTGGTGTTATTCCCCGGAAATGTTGGGGATGCTACTGGGTTGTTGACGGTTTATCAACGGTTAAGTCAGCATATTTAG
- a CDS encoding calcium-binding protein: MTTQLTPGNDIFDGTDSDDTILGLDGNDIIRGLEGNDIISGNQRNDQIFGGLGDDSLYGGKEDDIVQGGAGNDYVFGDLGNDTLWGDDGNDFVFGGLGNDLIYGNRGNDVIYSNEGDDTLYGGKENDTLFGGRGNDFLSGDLGNDVLFGDEGMNTLSGGSGNDIFVLQRKFTATTLQSSDVILDFTKGQDKIGLTGDLAFEELAIYGGVREYLGDTIIQDKTTGRYFAVLKNVDSTTLTASDFTTNLTPVGSTTPEQVTDPTAGEDTLSFEISEYGIEEGGQTDTQTITVQRDGPARGIALVDYATVEGTARAGSDFQATGGNLIFNPGELTQSFTVRILDDLIREPDERFFVELRNPAGSATIGTSNRTTIVISDNDSLPQVQFTDNSYTVNETDRTATITVTVNGVSETPFTVEYGTRERTAIADQDYVETSGILSFIPGQTIQSFTVPILQDNIDDANETIALFLTNPSAGAILGTPADATLTIL, translated from the coding sequence ATGACGACTCAGTTAACCCCAGGAAATGATATCTTTGACGGCACTGATAGTGACGACACCATTCTTGGTCTGGATGGCAATGACATCATTAGGGGATTAGAGGGTAATGACATTATCTCTGGAAATCAACGCAACGATCAAATTTTTGGCGGCTTGGGTGACGATAGCCTCTATGGCGGAAAAGAAGATGATATTGTGCAAGGGGGTGCTGGTAATGACTATGTATTTGGGGATTTAGGCAATGATACTCTCTGGGGCGATGATGGGAATGATTTTGTTTTTGGTGGACTCGGTAACGATCTGATTTATGGCAACCGAGGCAATGATGTCATCTATAGCAACGAAGGTGACGATACTTTATATGGTGGGAAAGAAAACGATACTCTGTTTGGTGGTCGTGGCAATGACTTTTTGTCTGGGGACTTAGGCAACGATGTGCTGTTTGGGGATGAAGGTATGAATACCTTAAGCGGTGGATCGGGTAACGATATCTTCGTTTTGCAAAGAAAATTTACTGCCACTACCCTGCAAAGCAGTGATGTGATCCTGGACTTTACGAAAGGTCAGGATAAAATCGGTTTAACCGGCGATCTGGCTTTTGAAGAATTGGCGATTTATGGCGGTGTCCGGGAATATCTTGGGGATACGATTATTCAGGACAAAACCACTGGGCGATATTTTGCGGTCTTGAAAAATGTGGACAGTACCACCCTGACTGCCTCGGATTTTACGACCAACCTGACTCCGGTGGGTTCTACAACTCCAGAACAAGTGACCGATCCGACCGCTGGGGAAGATACTTTAAGCTTTGAGATTTCTGAATATGGTATTGAGGAAGGCGGGCAGACGGATACTCAGACCATCACGGTACAACGAGATGGCCCTGCCCGTGGGATCGCGTTGGTAGATTATGCTACGGTGGAAGGCACTGCCCGCGCTGGGTCTGATTTTCAAGCCACTGGCGGTAATTTGATTTTTAACCCTGGTGAACTGACCCAGAGTTTTACGGTGAGGATTTTAGACGATTTAATCCGAGAACCGGATGAGCGTTTTTTCGTGGAACTGCGTAATCCTGCGGGTTCAGCGACGATCGGCACTTCCAATCGGACGACGATTGTGATTAGCGATAATGACAGTTTGCCCCAGGTGCAGTTTACGGATAATAGTTATACGGTGAATGAAACGGATCGGACGGCGACTATTACGGTGACTGTGAATGGAGTTTCAGAAACTCCGTTTACGGTGGAGTATGGGACTAGAGAACGCACGGCGATCGCCGATCAGGACTATGTGGAAACCTCCGGCATTCTGAGTTTTATCCCCGGACAGACGATTCAGAGTTTCACGGTGCCCATTCTCCAGGATAATATTGACGACGCGAATGAGACGATCGCCCTATTTTTAACGAATCCTTCTGCGGGTGCGATTCTCGGCACTCCAGCCGATGCAACTCTAACCATTTTATAA
- a CDS encoding Nif11-like leader peptide family natural product precursor, which produces MSIEQVIQFMEKTATDEALQQQLQSVMGTEDGDISSVEQLDTAEATVLKGESGIAVVNLAAQNGFEFSTDELIQVITAFEKHQSGELSEAEFTKFITSSDLHQDIKDHLFSAEQTIELVFLDRRYTKKVATNPNITTKISSVKAGDRLTTSEAIS; this is translated from the coding sequence ATGAGTATAGAGCAAGTCATTCAGTTTATGGAGAAAACTGCTACAGACGAAGCCCTTCAGCAACAGCTTCAAAGCGTTATGGGAACGGAAGATGGGGATATCAGCAGTGTCGAGCAACTGGATACCGCAGAAGCTACCGTGCTCAAGGGTGAATCAGGAATTGCTGTGGTCAACTTGGCGGCGCAAAATGGTTTTGAGTTTTCTACTGATGAGTTGATTCAAGTGATTACCGCGTTTGAAAAACATCAGTCAGGGGAACTTTCCGAAGCAGAATTTACTAAATTTATTACTTCATCCGATCTACATCAAGATATCAAAGATCACCTGTTTTCAGCGGAACAAACCATTGAGTTGGTGTTTTTGGATCGCCGCTATACTAAAAAAGTGGCGACAAACCCTAATATCACCACGAAAATTAGTTCAGTGAAAGCAGGCGATCGCCTCACAACTTCTGAGGCAATTTCCTAA
- a CDS encoding flagellar biosynthetic protein FliO, whose amino-acid sequence MFPGLPYQKTVITCPSTPKSTAQVVQFMEKTGEHQVLQQELKNILGVGDGDISTIDELDAEEMAALKSPKNSLVVQLAAKYNFYFSKADLNTVLNIFEQQKLGKISPAYFVQLTGISDQKKETSVELVFLGRRYRKITQPNGEVKIEYLDNKKMRSAKYTAVISFMLKTAEDAALKQEVASLLGVVDGDISSIMELDAD is encoded by the coding sequence ATGTTTCCAGGTCTTCCTTATCAGAAAACTGTCATCACTTGTCCATCGACCCCTAAATCAACAGCACAAGTGGTACAATTTATGGAAAAAACCGGGGAACATCAAGTTTTACAACAAGAACTAAAGAACATTTTGGGCGTCGGGGATGGGGATATCAGCACCATAGATGAATTAGATGCTGAAGAAATGGCCGCCTTGAAAAGCCCAAAAAATTCTCTGGTAGTCCAATTAGCTGCTAAATATAACTTTTACTTTAGTAAAGCAGATTTAAACACTGTTCTCAATATATTTGAACAGCAAAAACTTGGGAAAATTTCTCCGGCATATTTTGTGCAGTTAACTGGCATTTCTGACCAGAAAAAAGAAACCAGTGTGGAGTTAGTATTTTTGGGGCGGCGCTACCGCAAAATCACCCAGCCTAATGGAGAAGTAAAAATTGAATATTTAGATAATAAAAAGATGCGGTCTGCGAAATATACCGCAGTGATTTCATTTATGTTAAAAACTGCTGAAGATGCAGCCCTTAAGCAAGAAGTAGCCAGCTTACTGGGCGTGGTGGATGGTGATATTAGTAGTATCATGGAATTAGATGCCGACTAA